One window of Globicephala melas chromosome 5, mGloMel1.2, whole genome shotgun sequence genomic DNA carries:
- the PRSS48 gene encoding LOW QUALITY PROTEIN: serine protease 48 (The sequence of the model RefSeq protein was modified relative to this genomic sequence to represent the inferred CDS: substituted 1 base at 1 genomic stop codon), with product MAAVNHQVEVKPCSTYAAKKVRKSLQSVCGRPVRSSRIVRGEHWPWQVGLHLGESHVCRGSLIGDRWILTAAHRLHRRWIPFLYTVWLGSTDIGHSNTGVKYHVFRIVIHPKYHGTTADTALLRLFSRVTYSSSILPICLSSVKKQWTIPDSCWVTGWGKAEDDYPTILQEAEIPITEHQHXEIIYNPVGYLLPQTEPVIQESTLCAGDLEKRKDTCQGDSGGPLSCHIDGIWIQIGSSSWGTGCGLSFPGVYTNVTYYQKWITSIISRAEALDANNLDLSDFLLPTVLLSLALLGPSCAFGPNILPGEQAV from the exons ATGGCAGCCGTGAATCATCAAGTAGAAGTTAAACCATGTTCCACGTATGCTGCTAAAAAAGTTAG GAAATCTCTGCAGTCAG tgTGTGGACGACCTGTACGCTCAAGCCGTATTGTGCGTGGTGAGCACTGGCCTTGGCAGGTCGGCCTGCACTTGGGCGAGTCCCACGTCTGTAGAGGTTCCCTCATCGGTGACAGGTGGATACTGACAGCAGCACACCGCCTACACAG GCGCTGGATTCCTTTCTTATATACTGTGTGGCTGGGATCAACTGACATAGGCCATTCAAATACAGGCGTTAAGTATCATGTGTTCCGAATTGTCATCCATCCCAAATACCACGGTACCACGGCAGACACTGCCTTGTTGAGGCTGTTCTCTAGAGTCACCTACAGTTCTTCCATCCTGCCTATTTGCTTGTCCAGTGTCAAAAAGCAGTGGACAATTCCAGACTCTTGCTGGGTGACTGGATGGGGAAAAGCAGAAGA TGACTACCCTACCATCCTCCAAGAAGCAGAAATACCCATCACTGAACACCAGCATTGAGAAATAATCTACAACCCGGTGGGTTACCTCCTACCACAAACAGAGCCTGTCATCCAGGAAAGCACGCTTTGTGCTGGTGATCTTGAGAAAAGAAAGGATACTTGCCAG GGTGATTCTGGAGGGCCTCTGTCATGTCATATTGATGGTATATGGATCCAGATAGGATCGTCAAGCTGGGGAACAGGATGTGGTCTTTCTTTTCCTGGGGTCTACACCAACGTGACCTACTACCAAAAATGGATTACGTCCATTATCTCAAGAGCTGAGGCCTTGGATGCCAACAACCTGGACTTATCTGACTTCTTGCTCCCTACTGTACTGCTGTCTCTGGCTCTCCTGGGACCCTCCTGCGCCTTTGGGCCTAACATTTTACCGGGAGAGCAGGCAGTGTAG